A region of the Chelatococcus sp. YT9 genome:
AAGCCATCGCTGGCTTCTGTCATGAGCCATTCCTCCATCGCGTCGGCGATGGTCGCCGCGGTACCCACGAAAGCAAGACCGGCGTAGCCTCCCATGCGCTGGGCAAGTTGCCGAACCGTCAGATTATCGCGCTTGGCAAGGGCTATGGCTCTCTCACGCCCGCTTTTGCTCGCGTTGGTCTCTGGAATGTCCGGTAAAGGCCCGTCCGGGTCAAAGCGAGAAGCATCCTGTCCGATGGCAATCGACAGCGAGGCGATCGCGCTCTCATAGTCCACGAGGCTATCGAGATGCGCCCGCTTGGCCTGTGCTTCAGCGACAGAATCGCCCACGACCACGAAGGCTCCAGGCAGGATCTTGAGATGATCGCGTTGGCGGCCGGCCTTTTCCACCCTGCTCTTCACATCGGCATAGAAACGTTGCCCCTCGGACAGCGTGGAGGCCGCGGCGAAGACTACCTCCGCGGTTTCGGCCGCAATCTGACGTCCGGCCTCCGAAGCGCCGGCCTGAACGATGACGGGCCAGCCCTGGACTGGTCGCGCGATGTTCAACGGGCCACGGACCGACAGATACGGCCCCTTATGGTCGAGAACATGAAGTTTGCCAGGGTCGAGATAGATGCCGTGATCGACGTCCCGGATAAAGGCGTCGTCAGCAAAGCTATCCCAAAGCCCCGTAACAACATCGTAGAATTCTCGCGCCCTGATATAGCGTTCGTCATGGGCGATATGCTCTTCCAGCCCAAAATTCAAAGCCGCATCAGGATTGGCTGTCGTCACGATGTTCCAGCCGGCTCTGCCGCCGCTGATGTGGTCGAGCGACGCGAAGCGCCTCGCGATGTGGAACGGCGCGTCAAAGGTTGTCGACGCCGTGGCGACCAGCCCAATCCGCTCTGTCACCATTGCCAGCGCCGCCAGCAAGGTGAACGGCTCGAAAGAGGTGACCGTGTGACTGCGCTTCAGCGCCTCCAGAGGCATGTTCAGGACGGCGAGATGGTCCGCCATGAAGAAGGCATCGAACTTGGCGCGCTCAAGCTTCTGGGCGAACGTCGCGAGATGCCGCAGGTTGAAATTGGCGTCGGGATAGGCCCCCGGGTAACGCCAGGCGCCGGTGTGAATGCTGGCCGGCCGCATGAAGGCCCCGAGGTGAAGGCGGCGAGACTGCGACATTGCAAGACCCTTGTGTTCAAGGCCGATCTTTCGAGGGAAAACTATTCAGTCTTCGACATCTCTGTGGTCTCACGACATATAAATACAGAATTCTTTTGTATAATGCGCGATAACCGCTGTGGCGGTGTGATACATGAAGTAGGGCGGCATGATCGGCGCTGCAAGGTCGCCATGGCGACTGGCATACGCCGGGGATACGAGCACGTCATTCGCCTCGAATCGCGCCGGCATGTTCTTTTCTATCGTGGGACGGTGTGCTAACCATCAAAGTGATAGGATATGCGGACCTGCGAGATAATCTGAGAGCATGCCCGACGACGGCGACAGTACAGACGACAGTCGATACCGATGCTGGCTGGTGCCGCTTTTGCGCCGCCAGCCTAACTCTCATGTTTTAAGCTGCGATCTGGAAGACGTGTGCCTCGGATATTCGATCCGGGGCTTTTTGCGTTCACCCAATACCCTGTAAGGCTGAATGATGGAATTGCTCGCAGATCCGAACATCTGGATCGGCCTTGTCACGCTTATTGTTCTGGAAGTCGTTCTCGGTATCGACAACCTCGTGTTCATTGCGATTCTGGCCGACAAGCTCCCACCCAGCCAGCGCAACAAGGCGCGCATCATCGGCCTCTCCCTCGCGCTGATCATGCGCATCGGACTTCTGTTTTCGATCTCCTGGATCGTGAAGTTGACGCGACCGATCTTCAGTGTCAGCGACTTCTCCTTCTCGGGCCGTGATCTCATTTTGATCATCGGCGGTGTGTTCCTTCTGGCGAAGGGAACGATGGAGCTCCACGAGCGGCTTGAGGGAGCCCACAAGCCCAAAGAAGGCAAGGTTGTTCACGCCGTCTTCTGGCAAGTCATTGTCCAGATCGTCGTCCTGGACGCGGTTTTCTCGCTTGATAGCGTCATCACCGCCGTCGGCATGGTTGACGAGCTCTGGGTGATGATCGTCGCGGTTTGCGTGGCCATGGCCGTGATGATGGTCGCCTCTGGGCCGCTCATGGCCTTCGTATCGAAGCATCCGACCGTCGTCATCCTCTGTCTCGGCTTCCTGCTGATGATCGGCTTCAGCCTCGTGGTCGAAGGCTTTGGCATGCATATCCCGAAGGGATATCTCTATGCGGCGATCGGCTTCTCGGTCCTGATCGAGGCTGCCAATCAAATCGGTCGCCACAATCGAGAAAAGCTGATCACCACGGGCGATCTCCGTGAGCGCACATCGGAAGCCGTATTGCGCATGCTCGGCGGGCGGGTGGGGCAAGCGCCAATGGGCGAGACAATCGACGTCATGGCGGAACAGGCTGCTCAAAGCGCCCTGTTCAAGCCAGAAGAAAAGGAAATGATCCGGGGCGTTCTCGATCTCGGAGAACGTCCCGTCAGCTCCATCATGTCTCCACGCAATGAGGTCGAGTGGCTAAATCTCAATGAAAGCGCCGAACAGCTGCAGGCTTCGATCCGAAAACTGACGCATGGCCGGGTCATTCTGGCGCGCGATAAGGTCGATGATTTCGTAGGCGTGGCGATCACGAAGGAGCTGTTGAATTCACTTATCGACGGCGGGCCGATCGATTGGGGCCACCTCACGCGTCAGCCGGTCATCGTCCACGAGGCGACGGATGTTCTCAAGGTCATGGAACAGTTGCGGCGATCCCCTGTGCAACTCGCCATGATCGTTGACGAATACGGCTCCTTCGAAGGGATCGCGACACCCACGGATATCCTCGAAGCCATCGCCGGCGAGTTTCCTGATATGGATGAGGAAGCCGCGGCTCTTGATCGCCAGGAAGATGGTTCCTGGATCGTCGACGGCTTCATCGATGTGCGTCAGCTCAGCGGTGCGCTCGGGCACGATCTCGTCGACGATTCCAACCGCTATTCCACCCTCGGCGGCTATATTCTAACCCACTTGGGCCACCTGCCGGCAGTTCACGAAACTCTGGAGCTCAAAGGCCTGCGGTTCGATATCGTCTCGCTCGACAAGCGCAGCATCGGCAAGGTCCGGATCAGCCTGATCGATGACTTGGACGGCTGACCGATGTGCAGGAGCGGCCCCTCATGGGGACCGCGCCTCGCCAGCGCGACTTGCGTACTCGGCGACATTCGTTCCGGGCTGACTTGCGCTAAGGGCGACTGGCGTCACCCCCGCGCGGGTTTCCCGGCTCGTCCGGCGAGCACAAGCAGGAGACCTCCCCCGGCAAGAATGGCCCCGGCGATCGGCACCGCGGCATAGCCCCATTCAAGGGCGATCACCGCCCCACCGACGCCCGCTCCCAAAGCATTGCCCAGATTGAACGCGCCGACGTTGATGGAGGAGGCAAGCCCCGGCGCTTCGGTCGCAAGCTGCATCACCCGCATTTGCAACGGCGGCACCACGGCGAAGGTTGCGGCGCCCCAAGCCAAAAGCGCCACCGCAGCACCAAGTTCGCTTCTCGCCAAGAGGGGGAAGACCAGCATGATCGCGGCCAACAGGGCGAGAAACAGCAACAGACTGCCGTCCAATGAGCGATCGGCGAGCCTCCCGCCGGCCATATTGCCGATGGTGAAGCCTATGCCGATCAACACGAGCATCATCGTGATGAAACCGGGCTGCGCTCCGTTGAGATTGGCGAGGACCGGAGCGACATACGTGTAGAGTGTGAACATCGCGCCCGCACCGAGAACCGTAGTCGCGAACGCAGCCAGCACCGCCGGTCTGCTGAGAACCCTCAGTTCGCGACGGAGATCCGGCATCCGCCCACGCTCGCCCCGCGGCAGCGCAAAAGCCAAGGCCGCCATGGCAAGGAGCCCGAGCCCCGCTGTTCCGGCAAATGCCATGCGCCAACCGATCTGCTGCCCGACCCAGGTCGCGGCCGGCACTCCGCCCACATTGGCGATCGTCAGGCCGAGAAACATGGTCGCAACCGCGCTCGCGCCCCTGCCGGGCGGCACGACGCTCGCTGCGACCAAGGACCCCAGGCCGAAAAACGCGCCATGGGCCAGGCTGGTCACGAGCCGGGCCATCATCAAGGTGCCATAGCCGGGAGCGGCCGCGGAGAGGAGATTACCCACGGTAAAAATCGCCATGAGCGCGATCAGTGCAGTCTTGCGCGACATCCGCCCCAACCCCAGCGTCATCAGGGGAGCCCCCAGCAACACGCCAAGCGCATAGGCACTGACGAGAAGACCCGCCTCCGGGATGGTGGCGCCCACGCCTTCGGCAATGACCGGAAGCAGCCCCATGGGCGCAAATTCCGTCGTTCCGATACCAAACGCACCCACAGCCAAGGCTAGCAAGGCCCAGGATGCATGTGACCGCGACGGCTCGGCGACCGCGGATGCCTCTTCGGCGGTTGTGCAAAGATTCATAGCAAGGTCTTCCTGTCAGTCCCAATCTCGTGCCGAGCGCCGCGGGGTCGCGCGCTCCACCTGCCGCATCCGACATGCGGAACACACCAATTCCGAGGGCAGGACTGCGGCGCCTGCGCCGTAATGGTCTGCATTGTGTCGTTCTCGTTGAATGATCTGGGATGGCGAACCTCGGGTCGGAGGCGTCGGACGCCCACGGCCTAAATGGATCGGGCGGCGCGACTTGATAATCCGCTCGCTTTCCACATCATCAGTGAAATGGTTTCACAGATGGAGCCCTTATGGACAATCGGTTCGGGGAAATGCAGGTGTTCGTGCGGGTCGTCGAAAGCGGCAGTTTCTCGGAAGCTGCAAGGGCGCTCCGGATGACCCCATCTACGGTCAGCAAGCTCATCGCCCGCATTGAGGAGCGGCTCGGAGCCCGGCTCCTCGAGCGGTCCACGCGTCGCCTGTCTCTGACGGCCGAAGGGCAGACCTATTACGAGCGAAGTCAGGTCTTATTGGGCGAGCTCGATGAGATGGAGCATGGCCTTTCGAGGGGCGCTGCGAGCCTCGGCGGAACCATACGCGTCAATGCGTCCGTCGCGTTCGGGATCATCGGGCTGGAGCCGATCCTGCCTGCCTTCTGGAAGGCTTACCCGGATATCGTTGTGGACCTCTCACTGTCAGACGAGATCATCGACCTCTATCTCGACAGGACCGATGTGGCCTTCCGCACCGGCAGTCTGCCCGACTCGACCATGATGGCGCGGCGTATCGGGATTGCGCGTCGCAAGATCGTCGCCTCGCCCGGCTACCTCGAACGATACGGCGTCCCCCGCTCCGTCGATGATCTCGCCAGACACAATTGCCTCGGCTTCAATTTCCGCAGAGCGTCACCAGTCTGGCCGGTCAAAGAAAGTGGCCGGATCGTCGATCGCGCTGTCCGCGGATCACTCCTCGCCAACAACGGAGAAACTGTACGCCGCATGGCGGTGGCAGGCATTGGGCTGGCAAGGCTTGGGGATTACCACGCGCGCGCCGATATCGCCGCAGGCCGCCTGGTTGAAGTGCTCGGCGACGTGGCGCAGGTCGATGAGGAAGAAATCCATGCGCTCTATCTCGGCGGCTCGCGCATGCCGCAACGCGTGCGGGCGTTTCTCGATTGCGTGGTCCCGCCGCTCCAATCTTTCCTAGCCGCCGAATGAAGGCGCCAGCGGACGGCAAGATGGCACGCCGGAACTACGGCTTAGGGAACATCACGTCCCCGCTGCCGCATGCCGCCACTCGTTAAAGGCTGTCCTGAAGGATCGGTTCAACGTTCATGGAGCTCTCCCCCCGGCTGAAAGCGATCGCGAGGCGAAATGAATGGGCGATGCGCAAGGCGCGATCCATGAACAGCGCCGCTACATCCGGCGGGCAGAGCTCCCTGACGGTCGCCTGGAAGAGGGTGAGCCAACGCCGAAAGTGCTCCTCCGCAAGCCCGGGAATGGCGAGATGCGGCGGTAGCGGCTTGCCCTCGTAACGACCGGTGCGCAGCAGCATCGAGGACCAGAAATCGCACATCTTGTCGAGATGACGAGGCCATTCATCGGGCGCGATCTCCGCATTGAATACCGGCCCCAGCAAGGCGTCCTGCCGAATCCGGGTATAGAAGCCATGCACAACGGCGTGAATCATCGCCTCGTCGAGAATATCAGGCAGCGGCGTACCGTCCACCAGGATGGTGCGCATGGGCACGGGGCGGCCTTTCATGGGTCGTCACCTCTTCTGTT
Encoded here:
- a CDS encoding LLM class flavin-dependent oxidoreductase, with product MSQSRRLHLGAFMRPASIHTGAWRYPGAYPDANFNLRHLATFAQKLERAKFDAFFMADHLAVLNMPLEALKRSHTVTSFEPFTLLAALAMVTERIGLVATASTTFDAPFHIARRFASLDHISGGRAGWNIVTTANPDAALNFGLEEHIAHDERYIRAREFYDVVTGLWDSFADDAFIRDVDHGIYLDPGKLHVLDHKGPYLSVRGPLNIARPVQGWPVIVQAGASEAGRQIAAETAEVVFAAASTLSEGQRFYADVKSRVEKAGRQRDHLKILPGAFVVVGDSVAEAQAKRAHLDSLVDYESAIASLSIAIGQDASRFDPDGPLPDIPETNASKSGRERAIALAKRDNLTVRQLAQRMGGYAGLAFVGTAATIADAMEEWLMTEASDGFNVMFPYLPGGLDDFVDKVIPELQRRGLFRLEYEGTTLREHLGLPRPENRFFN
- a CDS encoding TerC family protein, whose product is MELLADPNIWIGLVTLIVLEVVLGIDNLVFIAILADKLPPSQRNKARIIGLSLALIMRIGLLFSISWIVKLTRPIFSVSDFSFSGRDLILIIGGVFLLAKGTMELHERLEGAHKPKEGKVVHAVFWQVIVQIVVLDAVFSLDSVITAVGMVDELWVMIVAVCVAMAVMMVASGPLMAFVSKHPTVVILCLGFLLMIGFSLVVEGFGMHIPKGYLYAAIGFSVLIEAANQIGRHNREKLITTGDLRERTSEAVLRMLGGRVGQAPMGETIDVMAEQAAQSALFKPEEKEMIRGVLDLGERPVSSIMSPRNEVEWLNLNESAEQLQASIRKLTHGRVILARDKVDDFVGVAITKELLNSLIDGGPIDWGHLTRQPVIVHEATDVLKVMEQLRRSPVQLAMIVDEYGSFEGIATPTDILEAIAGEFPDMDEEAAALDRQEDGSWIVDGFIDVRQLSGALGHDLVDDSNRYSTLGGYILTHLGHLPAVHETLELKGLRFDIVSLDKRSIGKVRISLIDDLDG
- a CDS encoding MFS transporter is translated as MNLCTTAEEASAVAEPSRSHASWALLALAVGAFGIGTTEFAPMGLLPVIAEGVGATIPEAGLLVSAYALGVLLGAPLMTLGLGRMSRKTALIALMAIFTVGNLLSAAAPGYGTLMMARLVTSLAHGAFFGLGSLVAASVVPPGRGASAVATMFLGLTIANVGGVPAATWVGQQIGWRMAFAGTAGLGLLAMAALAFALPRGERGRMPDLRRELRVLSRPAVLAAFATTVLGAGAMFTLYTYVAPVLANLNGAQPGFITMMLVLIGIGFTIGNMAGGRLADRSLDGSLLLFLALLAAIMLVFPLLARSELGAAVALLAWGAATFAVVPPLQMRVMQLATEAPGLASSINVGAFNLGNALGAGVGGAVIALEWGYAAVPIAGAILAGGGLLLVLAGRAGKPARG
- a CDS encoding LysR family transcriptional regulator codes for the protein MDNRFGEMQVFVRVVESGSFSEAARALRMTPSTVSKLIARIEERLGARLLERSTRRLSLTAEGQTYYERSQVLLGELDEMEHGLSRGAASLGGTIRVNASVAFGIIGLEPILPAFWKAYPDIVVDLSLSDEIIDLYLDRTDVAFRTGSLPDSTMMARRIGIARRKIVASPGYLERYGVPRSVDDLARHNCLGFNFRRASPVWPVKESGRIVDRAVRGSLLANNGETVRRMAVAGIGLARLGDYHARADIAAGRLVEVLGDVAQVDEEEIHALYLGGSRMPQRVRAFLDCVVPPLQSFLAAE
- a CDS encoding group III truncated hemoglobin; its protein translation is MKGRPVPMRTILVDGTPLPDILDEAMIHAVVHGFYTRIRQDALLGPVFNAEIAPDEWPRHLDKMCDFWSSMLLRTGRYEGKPLPPHLAIPGLAEEHFRRWLTLFQATVRELCPPDVAALFMDRALRIAHSFRLAIAFSRGESSMNVEPILQDSL